One genomic segment of Hordeum vulgare subsp. vulgare chromosome 2H, MorexV3_pseudomolecules_assembly, whole genome shotgun sequence includes these proteins:
- the LOC123425876 gene encoding chloroplast stem-loop binding protein of 41 kDa b, chloroplastic-like — MNLFQVTLFTRGKAPITQQLPGESDAEYAEFSSKVLHLKGDRKDFDFVKTSLSAKGFNVVYDINGREATEVSPILEALPNLEQFIYCSSAGVYLKSDLLPHFETDAVDPKSRHKGKLETQSLLEMSGMNWTSIRPVYIYGPLNYNPVEEWFFHRLKAGRPIPIPNAGNQITQLGHVKDLATAFIKVLGNPKASKQVYNISGSKYVTFDGLAWACAKAGGFPEPEIIHYNPKDFDFGKKKAFPFRDQHFFASVEKASKDLGVTPEYDLLDGLTDSYNLDFDRGTFRKEADFTTDDMILGKKLVSV; from the exons ATGAATTTATTTCAGGTCACATTGTTCACCAGAGGAAAGGCACCCATAACCCAACAGTTGCCAGGTGAATCAGATGCAGAGTATGCAGAGTTCTCTTCCAAG GTGCTGCATTTGAAAGGTGATAGGAAAGACTTTGATTTCGTTAAGACAAGCCTTTCTGCTAAGGGCTTTAATGTTGTCTATGATATTAATG GACGCGAGGCCACTGAAGTATCCCCCATACTAGAAGCGTTGCCAAACCTGGAACA GTTTATCTATTGCTCATCGGCAGGAGTCTACCTTAAGTCAGACCTGCTCCCACACTTTGAG ACCGACGCTGTGGACCCAAAAAGCCGGCATAAGGGAAAGCTGGAGACACAGAGCCTGCTGGAGATGAGCGGCATGAACTGGACGTCCATCAGACCGGTCTACATCTACGGCCCTCTCAACTACAACCCCGTGGAGGAGTGGTTCTTCCACCGGCTCAAGGCTGGTCGCCCGATCCCCATCCCTAACGCTGGGAACCAGATCACCCAGCTCGGCCATGTCAAG GATTTGGCGACGGCCTTCATCAAGGTCCTCGGCAACCCCAAGGCGAGCAAGCAGGTGTACAACATCTCCGGCAGCAAGTATGTCACCTTCGACGGGCTAGCATGGGCATGCGCAAAG GCTGGAGGGTTCCCTGAGCCGGAGATCATCCACTACAACCCCAAGGACTTCGATTTCGGCAAGAAGAAGGCCTTCCCCTTCAGAGACCAG CATTTCTTCGCGTCGGTGGAGAAGGCCAGCAAGGACCTCGGGGTTACGCCGGAGTACGACCTCCTCGACGGCTTGACGGACTCGTACAACCTTGACTTCGACCGGGGGACCTTCAGGAAGGAGGCTGACTTCACCACAGACGACATGATCCTCGGCAAGAAGCTCGTGAGCGTCTGA
- the LOC123429790 gene encoding probable serine/threonine-protein kinase WNK5 yields the protein MPPNPTPPRRAQQHHHHPHSVTAGGGRRSIGTGGGQEAAMSAASDEEAFLEVDPTGRFGRYAAVLGLGSVKKVYRGFDQEEGIEVAWNRVRLRALAERDPSMVERLHAEVRLLRSLHHDHIIGFHKVWLDRDAGVLNFITEVCNSGSLREYRDRHKHVSLKALKKWARQILEGLDHLHTHDPCIIHRDLNCSNVFINGNTGQVKIGDLGLAAIVDKDHTAHTILGTPEFMAPELYSETYTESVDIYSYGMCVLEMVTREMPYRECESVVQIYHNVTNGVPPNALRRLKDPEMRAFILRCIGKPRNRPSTADLLHDPFFDGIDDDTTGTLS from the exons ATGCCCCCAAACCCGACGCCGCCGCGCCGCgcgcagcagcaccaccaccacccacaCTCCGTCACCgccggcggcggcaggaggagcaTCGGCACCGGCGGCGGCCAGGAGGCGGCCATGTCGGCGGCGTCCGACGAGGAGGCGTTCCTGGAGGTGGACCCGACGGGGCGGTTCGGGCGGTACGCGGCCGTGCTGGGGCTGGGCTCCGTGAAGAAGGTGTACCGCGGGTTCGACCAGGAGGAGGGCATCGAGGTGGCGTGGAACCGGGTGCGCCTGCGCGCGCTGGCGGAGCGCGACCCCTCCATGGTCGAGCGCCTCCACGCCGAGGTGcgcctcctccgctccctccacCACGACCACATCATCGGCTTCCACAAGGTTTGGCTCGACCGCGACGCCGGCGTGCTCAACTTCATCACCGAGGTTTGCAACTCGGGGAGCCTCCGCGAGTACCGCGACAGGCACAAGCACGTCTCCCTCAAGGCGCTCAAGAAGTGGGCGCGCCAGATCCTCGAGGGCCTCGACCACCTCCACACCCACGACCCCTGCATCATCCACCGCGACCTTAATTGCAGCAACGTCTTCATCAACGGCAACACCGGCCAG GTGAAGATCGGCGACCTCGGGCTGGCGGCGATCGTGGACAAGGACCACACGGCGCACACGATCCTGGGCACGCCCGAGTTCATGGCGCCGGAGCTCTACTCGGAGACGTACACGGAGTCGGTGGACATCTACTCGTACGGGATGTGCGTGCTGGAGATGGTGACGCGGGAGATGCCCTACCGCGAGTGCGAGAGCGTGGTGCAGATCTACCACAACGTCACCAACGGCGTGCCGCCCAACGCGCTCCGCCGCCTCAAGGACCCGGAGATGCGGGCCTTCATCCTGCGCTGCATCGGCAAGCCGCGGAACCGCCCCTCTACCGCCGACCTCCTGCACGACCCTTTCTTTGACGGCATCGACGACGACACCACCGGCACTCTGAGCTAG